In Bacillus sp. NP247, one DNA window encodes the following:
- the kynB gene encoding arylformamidase, which yields MKTSQWIDISQPLNNDIATWPGDTPFSYEVSWSKEDSGSVNVGKLTMSIHTGTHIDAPFHFDNDGKKVLDLDIQVYVGAARVIDVSGLESIGKKELERFNLEGVERLLLRTSSHGKAQEFPEKIPYLRADIAPFLSDKGIRLIGVDVPSVDPLDDKELAAHHQLFKHGIHILENVVLEHVADGDYELIALPLALTDADGSPVRAVIRRI from the coding sequence ATGAAAACATCGCAGTGGATTGATATTTCACAACCGCTAAATAATGATATCGCGACATGGCCAGGGGATACGCCATTCTCGTATGAAGTTTCATGGTCAAAAGAAGACAGTGGTTCAGTCAATGTCGGAAAGTTAACGATGAGTATCCATACAGGTACTCATATTGATGCACCTTTTCATTTCGATAATGACGGCAAGAAGGTGTTAGATTTAGATATACAAGTATACGTAGGCGCAGCACGAGTTATCGATGTTTCAGGGCTGGAGAGTATCGGTAAAAAGGAATTAGAACGTTTTAACTTAGAAGGTGTAGAGCGATTATTATTACGTACATCTTCACATGGTAAAGCGCAAGAATTCCCAGAAAAAATCCCGTATTTACGTGCTGATATTGCACCGTTTCTTTCAGATAAGGGTATTCGTTTAATTGGGGTGGATGTACCTTCAGTAGATCCGTTAGATGATAAAGAATTAGCAGCACATCATCAATTATTTAAACATGGAATTCACATTTTAGAAAATGTCGTACTAGAGCACGTAGCAGACGGCGATTACGAACTAATTGCATTACCACTTGCATTAACAGATGCAGATGGAAGTCCAGTTCGCGCTGTTATTAGACGAATATAA
- a CDS encoding serine hydrolase, with amino-acid sequence MNFEQLQNKFEKKKVNTFLVYQKGELTTEYFKTSDCKNELYKINSITKSIVSILIGIAIDKGYINDIHNSITTWISNVPEEKRDLTLYHLLTMTTGEDWKEFGNGVVFPNDFVESKNWVQYILEKPLIEDMGTKMNYNSGSSHLLSYIIQEATGMSTERFAKKYLFEPLDITEYEWQQDPQGTYVGGFGMKMKSIDLLKLGKLCLQNGYWKGNEIVSSKWLTESSEALFETYDHVGAYGYHWWVLNDERFHIPHCMYFAMGYGGQYIIIIPQLELVAAISSHMPKRGLVPLKLFIEHIKENFNHK; translated from the coding sequence TTGAATTTTGAGCAATTACAAAATAAATTTGAAAAGAAAAAAGTTAATACATTTCTTGTTTACCAAAAGGGAGAATTAACGACTGAGTATTTTAAAACGAGTGACTGTAAAAATGAATTATATAAAATTAATTCGATTACAAAAAGTATCGTATCTATATTAATTGGTATTGCGATTGATAAAGGCTATATAAATGATATACATAATTCAATCACAACGTGGATTTCAAATGTACCAGAGGAAAAAAGAGATTTAACGCTTTATCATTTATTAACGATGACAACGGGAGAAGATTGGAAAGAGTTTGGGAATGGGGTCGTTTTCCCAAATGACTTTGTAGAATCAAAAAACTGGGTGCAATATATTTTAGAAAAGCCGCTCATTGAAGATATGGGTACGAAAATGAATTATAATTCAGGCTCTTCACATTTACTTAGTTATATTATCCAAGAAGCAACTGGTATGTCGACAGAGCGGTTTGCCAAAAAATATTTATTTGAGCCGTTAGACATTACGGAATATGAGTGGCAACAAGACCCGCAAGGTACATATGTCGGCGGATTCGGTATGAAAATGAAATCTATAGATTTATTAAAGCTTGGGAAATTATGTTTGCAGAATGGATATTGGAAGGGAAATGAAATTGTATCATCGAAATGGTTAACAGAATCAAGTGAGGCTCTATTTGAAACATATGACCATGTCGGGGCATATGGGTATCACTGGTGGGTATTAAATGACGAAAGATTTCACATACCGCATTGTATGTATTTTGCTATGGGATACGGAGGGCAATACATTATTATCATTCCGCAGTTAGAACTCGTAGCGGCTATTAGTAGTCACATGCCGAAACGTGGACTCGTACCATTAAAGTTATTTATTGAGCATATAAAAGAGAATTTCAATCATAAATAA
- the kynA gene encoding tryptophan 2,3-dioxygenase, giving the protein MKENEKVIMEKGIHTDFKENMTYGEYLQLDSLLSSQKRLSDHHDEMLFIIIHQASELWMKLILHELNAAIESIKNDKLAPAFKMLARVSKIQSQIIQSWDILATLTPSEYIEFRDSLGQASGFQSYQYRMIEYALGYKTPHALKIYEKDPELHGRLHKALHSPSLYDVAIQALVKEGFPIHNDVLNRDITQPYEEDATVEAAWIEVYADVKKYWDLYQLAEKLIDIEDWLQQWRFRHMKTVERIIGHKMGTGGSSGVSYLKRVLNQRFFPELWNVRTKL; this is encoded by the coding sequence ATGAAAGAAAACGAAAAAGTAATTATGGAAAAAGGGATTCACACGGACTTTAAGGAAAATATGACGTATGGAGAGTATTTACAATTAGATAGCTTATTATCTAGTCAAAAGAGATTATCAGATCATCATGATGAAATGTTATTTATCATTATTCACCAAGCAAGTGAGCTTTGGATGAAACTCATTTTACATGAACTTAATGCAGCAATTGAATCTATTAAAAATGATAAATTAGCACCAGCATTTAAAATGTTAGCACGCGTATCAAAAATCCAGTCGCAAATTATTCAATCTTGGGATATTCTTGCGACATTAACACCATCAGAATATATTGAGTTTCGTGATTCACTTGGTCAGGCGTCAGGGTTTCAATCGTATCAATATCGAATGATTGAGTATGCACTTGGTTATAAAACACCGCATGCATTAAAGATTTATGAAAAAGATCCAGAATTACATGGTCGTCTTCATAAAGCGCTTCATTCGCCAAGTTTGTATGACGTTGCGATACAAGCGCTTGTTAAAGAAGGTTTCCCAATTCATAACGACGTGTTAAATCGTGATATTACACAGCCATACGAAGAGGATGCAACTGTAGAAGCTGCTTGGATAGAAGTATATGCGGACGTTAAGAAATATTGGGATTTATATCAACTTGCAGAGAAATTAATTGATATTGAAGACTGGCTACAACAATGGCGTTTCCGTCATATGAAAACAGTAGAACGAATTATTGGTCATAAAATGGGAACAGGTGGCTCTTCTGGCGTATCTTATTTAAAGCGAGTGCTTAATCAACGTTTCTTCCCAGAGCTTTGGAATGTTCGAACGAAATTATAA